A portion of the Cryomorphaceae bacterium genome contains these proteins:
- a CDS encoding T9SS C-terminal target domain-containing protein has protein sequence MKKLLLTALAFVTISSAYSQCIPEYGKLVINEFMARNVVIPNEFDEFEDWVEIMNAGDEPIDIGGYFLSDKHGNRTRYTFPDMTLDPGDYVVVWCDGQPWLGEFHADFKLQGSLGEKVVLSNPDTIVIDHYTFGPVDNIQSLSRTPNGSGPFLYATPSPGAPNNPTDYSGASLTGRGLVVNEFLARNTDAGTDEFGNNFDWIEIYNNTSIVLNMGGYLLSDKSNNPGKYTFPEPTIVAPGGYVVVFASGIDGIDEIWPYHTTFSLSGSGEYVHLYNKDTVTLDYVKFGQQQQNISEGRFENGLGPITCLEPTMGFTNDPGTVSVQEFDVPEEFMFSIYPVPATDYINIQMTDWREGTIQVFSAIGSHVANYNYVGAGPHFIDVSGYTPGVYLVRIQNQTKRIVVK, from the coding sequence ATGAAAAAACTTCTACTCACTGCACTTGCCTTTGTAACCATTTCAAGTGCTTATTCTCAATGTATTCCTGAATACGGAAAGTTGGTCATCAACGAGTTTATGGCCCGTAATGTTGTCATCCCAAATGAATTCGACGAGTTTGAAGATTGGGTGGAAATCATGAACGCCGGTGATGAGCCCATCGACATCGGCGGATACTTTCTCTCCGACAAGCACGGTAATCGTACACGGTACACATTCCCGGATATGACACTTGATCCCGGCGATTATGTGGTGGTTTGGTGCGATGGCCAGCCCTGGCTGGGTGAGTTTCATGCAGATTTCAAGTTGCAAGGGTCATTGGGCGAAAAAGTCGTTCTTTCGAACCCCGATACCATTGTCATTGATCACTACACCTTCGGGCCGGTTGACAATATCCAGTCGCTGAGCCGAACGCCCAATGGTTCCGGACCGTTTTTGTATGCAACCCCATCTCCCGGTGCCCCCAATAACCCAACCGATTATTCCGGTGCTTCACTTACTGGACGCGGTTTGGTGGTAAACGAGTTTCTGGCGCGAAATACCGATGCCGGAACGGATGAGTTCGGCAACAATTTCGATTGGATAGAGATTTACAACAATACCAGTATCGTTCTGAATATGGGCGGATACCTGCTTTCGGACAAATCCAACAATCCGGGCAAGTACACCTTTCCGGAGCCGACCATTGTAGCGCCCGGAGGCTACGTAGTGGTTTTTGCCTCTGGTATTGACGGTATCGATGAAATCTGGCCCTATCACACTACATTCTCCCTGTCAGGCTCCGGCGAATATGTTCACCTTTACAACAAGGATACTGTGACATTGGATTATGTGAAATTTGGACAACAACAGCAAAACATATCAGAAGGTCGTTTTGAAAACGGACTCGGCCCCATTACATGCCTGGAGCCTACCATGGGCTTTACCAATGATCCCGGAACAGTAAGTGTTCAGGAGTTTGATGTACCGGAGGAGTTCATGTTCTCCATTTACCCCGTTCCTGCCACTGACTACATCAACATCCAGATGACGGATTGGAGGGAGGGCACGATCCAGGTGTTTAGCGCCATTGGGAGCCACGTTGCCAACTATAATTACGTGGGTGCCGGGCCGCATTTCATCGATGTTTCCGGATATACACCAGGTGTTTATCTGGTTCGAATACAAAACCAAACCAAAAGAATTGTGGTAAAGTAA
- a CDS encoding thioredoxin: MAIQKTDDTGFQELLESNNKVIVKYYADWCGSCKLFTPKYRRLSEDERFQGVVFLDVNAEENERARKAAGVDNLPFFAVFQNGELVEGTSTSKEEQVIALLEKLDA; this comes from the coding sequence ATGGCTATTCAAAAAACGGACGATACCGGGTTTCAGGAGTTACTGGAATCCAACAACAAAGTGATTGTGAAATACTACGCCGATTGGTGTGGTTCATGTAAGTTATTCACCCCCAAATACCGGCGCCTCAGTGAAGATGAGCGCTTTCAGGGCGTTGTTTTTCTAGATGTGAACGCGGAGGAAAACGAAAGGGCCCGCAAAGCTGCCGGGGTTGACAACCTGCCATTCTTCGCGGTTTTTCAAAATGGTGAATTGGTTGAAGGCACTTCCACCTCTAAGGAAGAACAGGTAATTGCACTTTTGGAAAAACTGGATGCATGA
- a CDS encoding uracil-DNA glycosylase, translating to MQVRLHPSWASRLKGEFRKPYFTSLVDFVKTEYRQHTVYPSGKHIFLALDSCEFEAVRVVVLGQDPYHGPGQAHGLCFSVPEGIGLPPSLVNIYKELESDLGCPRPVSGNLSCWAEQGVLLLNATLTVRAHQAGSHQGKGWEEFTDAVINTLAGEREKIVFMLWGSYAQRKGRMIDRQRHLVLEAPHPSPLSAHRGFFGCRHFSQANSYLQENGHAPIRWC from the coding sequence ATGCAAGTACGATTACATCCCTCCTGGGCATCAAGGTTAAAGGGCGAATTCAGAAAGCCTTATTTTACCTCTTTGGTTGACTTCGTGAAGACGGAGTACCGGCAGCACACGGTCTATCCGTCCGGAAAACACATTTTTCTTGCATTGGATTCCTGCGAATTTGAAGCTGTTCGGGTAGTGGTGTTGGGGCAAGACCCGTATCATGGACCCGGACAGGCTCACGGCCTGTGTTTTTCTGTACCCGAAGGAATTGGATTACCACCATCGCTTGTCAACATCTACAAGGAGCTGGAAAGTGATTTGGGATGCCCCAGACCTGTTTCCGGAAATTTATCGTGCTGGGCAGAGCAGGGGGTGTTGCTACTGAACGCCACCCTCACTGTGCGGGCACATCAGGCGGGCTCGCACCAGGGCAAAGGCTGGGAGGAGTTCACAGACGCCGTGATCAATACGTTGGCTGGTGAACGAGAAAAAATTGTGTTTATGCTTTGGGGAAGCTATGCGCAGCGCAAAGGCCGCATGATTGACCGGCAGAGGCATTTGGTATTGGAAGCTCCTCATCCTTCGCCACTGTCAGCACACCGCGGTTTTTTTGGCTGCCGGCATTTCAGCCAAGCCAACAGTTACCTTCAGGAAAACGGCCATGCACCCATCAGGTGGTGTTGA
- a CDS encoding XRE family transcriptional regulator codes for MELIDRIRVVIKVNGLTPSAFADEIGVKRSNVSHILSGRNKPGFEFLEKLLIRFPKVNAHWLITGVASSASTVSEMPVENKPKPSEESQERDESAKSIKEEEVERMVVFFRDGTFANYVPRKEKS; via the coding sequence ATGGAATTGATTGATCGCATACGTGTTGTTATCAAAGTGAATGGACTTACGCCGTCGGCTTTTGCTGATGAAATAGGTGTGAAACGCTCTAACGTGTCGCACATACTTTCTGGTAGAAATAAGCCCGGTTTTGAGTTCCTTGAGAAGCTCCTGATTCGCTTTCCGAAGGTGAATGCGCATTGGCTTATTACGGGGGTGGCATCGTCGGCGAGTACGGTTTCGGAGATGCCTGTGGAGAACAAACCAAAACCCTCGGAAGAATCTCAGGAAAGAGATGAGTCTGCGAAGTCCATTAAGGAGGAAGAAGTGGAGCGCATGGTGGTGTTTTTTCGGGATGGCACTTTTGCGAATTACGTGCCTCGAAAAGAGAAGTCGTAA
- a CDS encoding DUF2490 domain-containing protein, which translates to MMNRRFWCVAASLLFATQSFTQEERTIGREDFAIWAYYEFDYRLKKNTWLHYKNQYRLNENVSRFDYSFFDVGLNQNIAPWLRVTGAYVFNIKNHWRDGVLYRHQLYANAKVHHRFGNFRIRSRNQIQTGVEDIFGPGENTRGAFFYRQKLSLRWYFAKNWRVTGSGEAYFRLGARPTWESQVYRQRYILGLQHKLSPKERLEVYYLYQSQIRQRRPDFIYVLGMGYTRSIR; encoded by the coding sequence ATGATGAACCGCAGATTTTGGTGTGTAGCAGCCTCGCTGTTGTTTGCCACACAATCCTTTACGCAGGAAGAGCGAACGATTGGACGCGAGGACTTCGCGATATGGGCTTATTATGAGTTCGACTATCGTCTGAAGAAAAACACATGGCTGCACTATAAGAACCAGTATCGCCTTAACGAGAACGTTTCGCGGTTTGACTACAGCTTCTTTGATGTGGGGCTCAACCAGAACATTGCTCCATGGCTCCGCGTAACAGGAGCCTACGTATTCAACATCAAGAATCACTGGCGCGATGGAGTTTTGTACCGCCACCAGCTTTACGCCAACGCCAAAGTGCATCATCGCTTTGGTAACTTCCGGATTCGCAGCCGAAACCAGATACAAACAGGAGTTGAGGATATCTTTGGCCCGGGCGAAAACACACGTGGAGCTTTCTTTTACCGTCAAAAGCTTTCATTGCGGTGGTACTTTGCCAAAAACTGGCGCGTTACCGGCTCGGGTGAGGCATATTTTCGCTTAGGAGCGAGACCCACCTGGGAAAGCCAGGTGTATCGTCAGCGTTACATACTTGGGCTGCAACACAAGTTGAGTCCCAAAGAACGCCTGGAGGTGTACTACCTCTATCAAAGCCAAATCCGGCAACGCCGTCCTGATTTCATTTACGTTCTAGGCATGGGATACACCCGGTCTATTCGCTAG
- a CDS encoding ComEC family competence protein has translation MKINFWRTVPVFRVLLPFLLGLHLGKSGLIPLSWFVSGATLGMMLMGAICFWPVLREHAEKLFAAVFLLVFVSLGGAVERVSDLVSHPEHLKNKRRADFVDLELLNHAEESPRSKKVTARVRGIYHADGYQAANARVLVYYRKEEVFGWKRGDRILVARTPQEVRPPMNPYEFDYRRYLYRRGITHTLFLRDPSEVRLLSSSHQTGFRNWVEDSRKALVGLLRGAVKDDDAFGVSAALILGQKDHLSREIRNAYSSSGAMHVLAVSGLHVGIIYMVLVWLLRWLGNRGARGWLRLFIIILALWSYALITGMSPSVMRASTMFTAIAIAQGISRSTNIYNSIAGAALVLICFNPLITEEVGFQLSFAAVLGIVLLQPKIYALWHTRNWLLDKLWQLTAVSIAAQLATFPLGIYYFHQFPNYFLLSNFIVIPAATVVLIAGFATMASGIIQPLYELLGTALNAIVSGLNWLIVSIENLPGSLTENLYFSEMMLVLVYVFLAFFTVMVYRPKVQTLRALTLLLVLMLTLRTTYLVELKNQRMVLVAHVPGSTCVNFVDGEQNIVVTDESLMRNPERLNFHLGNFWVRFGHSKPQFLTLQDDVPKRSNSFFRQGTLVSFHGKRLAIRSDEHSSPDQSTFPHLEMLVMDGKSKLFPDEGFVGDVILGSGYRYRTLCCNDPDNWTYDVRTEGARLWDMRHELNSGSSRHGLLFK, from the coding sequence ATGAAAATCAACTTCTGGAGGACAGTTCCTGTTTTTCGCGTGTTGTTGCCGTTTTTGCTGGGCCTTCACCTTGGTAAGTCTGGTTTGATTCCGCTTTCATGGTTTGTTTCAGGGGCTACTTTAGGCATGATGTTGATGGGCGCCATCTGCTTTTGGCCTGTTTTACGTGAGCACGCGGAAAAGCTTTTTGCGGCAGTGTTTTTGTTGGTTTTTGTGTCGCTCGGAGGAGCCGTTGAACGTGTTTCAGATCTCGTCTCGCATCCCGAACACCTCAAAAACAAGCGGCGCGCAGATTTTGTGGACCTGGAGCTTCTGAATCATGCTGAAGAAAGTCCGCGCTCAAAGAAAGTCACGGCACGGGTAAGGGGAATCTACCATGCAGATGGATATCAGGCGGCCAACGCAAGGGTTCTTGTTTACTACCGAAAGGAGGAAGTATTTGGATGGAAGAGGGGAGACAGGATACTCGTTGCCCGTACGCCACAAGAGGTAAGGCCTCCAATGAATCCATACGAATTTGATTACCGGCGGTATCTCTATCGCCGTGGTATAACCCATACGCTTTTTCTGCGCGATCCCTCTGAGGTCCGTTTGCTTTCAAGTTCCCACCAAACCGGCTTCCGCAATTGGGTAGAAGACTCGCGCAAAGCACTGGTTGGCCTGCTCAGAGGAGCTGTCAAAGATGATGATGCTTTTGGCGTAAGCGCAGCACTGATACTTGGTCAAAAGGATCATTTGTCGAGAGAAATACGCAACGCGTATTCTTCAAGCGGAGCCATGCACGTACTGGCTGTATCCGGTCTCCACGTCGGAATCATATATATGGTGCTTGTGTGGCTGCTGCGTTGGCTCGGCAACCGTGGTGCCAGGGGGTGGTTGCGGCTGTTCATCATCATTTTGGCACTTTGGAGTTATGCCTTGATTACAGGAATGTCGCCTTCCGTAATGCGGGCTTCCACCATGTTCACGGCCATTGCAATTGCGCAAGGTATTTCCCGATCCACAAACATCTACAACAGCATTGCAGGTGCAGCACTTGTGTTGATTTGTTTCAACCCGCTCATCACCGAAGAGGTAGGCTTTCAGCTTTCCTTCGCAGCGGTGTTGGGCATCGTGCTGCTGCAACCCAAAATTTACGCCCTTTGGCATACACGCAACTGGTTGCTCGATAAATTGTGGCAACTCACCGCCGTATCCATTGCCGCGCAATTGGCTACTTTTCCGCTGGGTATCTACTATTTTCATCAATTTCCGAATTACTTCCTGCTTTCAAATTTCATCGTAATACCGGCCGCAACAGTAGTTTTGATTGCCGGATTCGCAACCATGGCGTCGGGTATCATCCAGCCCTTGTACGAGCTACTCGGAACAGCTCTCAATGCCATAGTGAGTGGTTTGAACTGGCTCATAGTGTCCATTGAAAACCTTCCCGGGTCACTCACCGAAAACTTGTACTTCAGCGAAATGATGCTGGTGCTGGTATATGTTTTTCTGGCATTTTTTACAGTTATGGTTTATCGCCCTAAGGTTCAAACCTTACGCGCTTTGACTCTTTTGTTGGTGCTTATGTTGACATTGCGCACCACCTACCTGGTTGAACTAAAGAATCAAAGGATGGTGTTGGTAGCGCATGTACCAGGCTCAACCTGTGTAAACTTCGTTGATGGTGAGCAGAACATCGTTGTGACCGACGAGTCATTGATGCGCAACCCGGAAAGGCTAAACTTTCATCTCGGAAACTTCTGGGTTCGTTTTGGACATTCAAAACCGCAGTTTCTCACCTTGCAGGATGATGTGCCCAAACGGAGCAATTCTTTTTTCAGGCAAGGCACTTTGGTTTCTTTTCACGGAAAACGGCTCGCAATTCGCAGCGATGAGCATTCCTCTCCTGACCAAAGCACATTCCCTCATCTGGAAATGTTGGTGATGGATGGAAAGTCGAAACTATTTCCGGATGAAGGGTTTGTTGGCGACGTTATTCTTGGTTCAGGATACCGCTATAGAACGCTTTGCTGTAATGACCCCGACAATTGGACCTATGATGTAAGAACAGAGGGGGCGAGGCTGTGGGACATGCGCCACGAGTTAAACTCAGGGAGCAGTCGGCACGGGCTGTTGTTTAAGTGA
- a CDS encoding SDR family NAD(P)-dependent oxidoreductase, with product MSSDEKSLRIFMTGATSGLGKEAALTLVGEGAKLWFLVRTKELSEALTAEFKQRYPDSHGQLIPVEGDLADLHSVKAACDAITHQTDSLDVLIYNAGIWNFSFRETTNGLEETWQVNVVSHVLINNLLMPTLKQSSEPKILLTASGLHQGKIYFNDPEFRSSFSGFKSYRQSKLAVILLTRRWAGTMAGDGVSVVCQHPGLVDTRLGRDAGWFARWFFKTFGRTPQKGAETLIHLAQSTSALLEAGAFYKDKKVHKTTAYSYRQDEADKLEKNIQEVLAVLGF from the coding sequence ATGAGTAGCGACGAAAAATCATTGCGCATCTTTATGACAGGTGCCACTTCGGGATTGGGAAAAGAGGCCGCACTGACGTTGGTAGGTGAGGGCGCAAAACTTTGGTTTTTAGTTAGAACCAAGGAGCTATCGGAAGCTTTGACCGCGGAATTCAAACAGCGATACCCTGATTCACACGGCCAATTGATACCTGTTGAAGGAGATCTGGCAGATTTGCACTCCGTAAAAGCTGCATGTGATGCAATCACCCATCAAACAGACTCCCTCGACGTGCTCATTTACAACGCGGGTATCTGGAATTTCAGCTTTCGCGAAACAACAAACGGTTTGGAGGAAACCTGGCAGGTAAACGTGGTATCTCATGTGCTTATCAATAACTTGCTGATGCCAACGCTCAAACAGAGCTCAGAACCGAAAATCCTGCTCACAGCCTCGGGACTTCATCAGGGCAAGATCTATTTTAACGACCCGGAGTTCAGATCCTCTTTCAGCGGTTTTAAGTCGTACCGGCAATCCAAGCTAGCGGTGATACTTCTCACAAGGCGTTGGGCCGGAACGATGGCAGGAGATGGGGTATCGGTCGTTTGTCAGCATCCCGGATTGGTAGATACCCGCCTTGGAAGAGACGCAGGTTGGTTTGCGCGCTGGTTCTTCAAAACCTTTGGGCGCACTCCGCAGAAAGGTGCTGAAACACTGATTCACCTCGCGCAATCAACAAGCGCTCTTCTCGAAGCGGGAGCTTTTTACAAGGACAAAAAGGTGCACAAAACCACCGCTTACAGTTACCGGCAGGACGAAGCCGACAAACTTGAAAAAAACATTCAAGAAGTCCTTGCTGTGCTTGGATTTTGA